The Nitrospira sp. genome contains a region encoding:
- the lnt gene encoding apolipoprotein N-acyltransferase, with product MDGSRPRQILFACASGLLLPLCFPKFDLGLLAWVVLIPLHLALDQCSRQRAFWIGWLSGVVGFTGIMAWVVTAMTTYGKVPELVSYAILLLLTTYLGLYVALYCLAVVWLRELIPRYGIFFAPCFWVALELFRTHLLSGLPWCLLGYSQYQELELIQVADHTGVYGISFLIVLVNVSLAELLLWIMPFFRGFHPAKLPWELLTTAAVCMVLSWVYSSAVLSDRDRKQPKPSIIVGVVQPNIDQAVKWDASYRDETMRRLDRLTAQLGANTDLVVWPEAATPFILEREREYQLQLIDWAQRAQAPILLGSPALRFYPDRRPYLLNSAYLLGRDGTLLGRYDKHHLVPFGEYIPLKSSLLFFLDKLVEGIGDFEAGPGPTTLSFTPKSWSKESPLGARSVKFGVAICYEVIFPDLVRQFAANGAEFLVTITNDGWFGPSSAPAQHFAMVVFRSVENHLAFARSANTGISGFVDPFGQIIQATPLFTEEASYAAIPTRQAPTFYSYYGDVFAHACVIICALLCLFGYFRTKEPALTAITPA from the coding sequence ATGGATGGATCTCGTCCGCGCCAGATACTCTTCGCCTGCGCGAGCGGACTGCTGTTGCCTCTTTGTTTTCCAAAATTCGACCTGGGACTGCTGGCCTGGGTCGTCCTGATTCCTCTTCATCTCGCGCTCGATCAATGTTCCAGGCAACGGGCTTTTTGGATCGGTTGGCTGAGCGGGGTCGTCGGATTCACCGGGATCATGGCCTGGGTGGTCACAGCCATGACGACCTATGGCAAGGTACCCGAGCTCGTCAGCTACGCGATTCTGTTGCTGCTCACCACCTATCTCGGACTCTACGTCGCGCTTTATTGCCTGGCCGTGGTCTGGCTGCGTGAACTGATTCCACGCTACGGGATATTCTTTGCGCCCTGCTTCTGGGTGGCGCTCGAATTGTTCCGCACCCACCTCCTCTCGGGTCTTCCCTGGTGTCTCCTGGGTTATTCGCAATACCAAGAGCTGGAATTGATTCAGGTGGCGGACCATACAGGGGTATACGGAATTTCCTTCCTGATCGTGCTGGTGAATGTGTCCTTGGCGGAGCTTCTCTTGTGGATCATGCCGTTTTTCCGTGGATTCCACCCGGCCAAGCTTCCATGGGAGTTACTCACCACTGCGGCCGTCTGCATGGTGCTCTCATGGGTCTATAGTTCGGCGGTCCTGAGCGATAGAGACCGGAAACAACCGAAACCGTCGATTATCGTGGGGGTGGTCCAACCGAATATCGATCAAGCGGTGAAATGGGATGCGTCATACCGCGACGAGACGATGCGGCGATTGGACCGCCTGACGGCCCAACTGGGCGCCAATACGGACTTGGTTGTGTGGCCCGAAGCCGCGACCCCGTTCATCTTGGAGCGGGAAAGAGAGTATCAGTTGCAATTGATCGATTGGGCTCAACGTGCGCAGGCGCCGATTCTCCTCGGCAGTCCGGCCTTGAGATTCTACCCCGATCGCCGCCCCTATCTCTTGAACAGCGCCTATCTGCTGGGAAGGGACGGCACGCTGCTCGGCCGTTATGATAAACACCATCTCGTGCCGTTCGGAGAATACATTCCTCTCAAATCGTCGCTGCTGTTCTTTCTCGACAAACTTGTGGAGGGGATCGGAGATTTTGAAGCAGGCCCGGGACCGACGACTCTTTCGTTCACCCCTAAGTCATGGAGCAAAGAAAGTCCCCTTGGCGCCAGATCCGTCAAGTTCGGGGTGGCCATCTGTTACGAAGTGATTTTCCCGGATTTGGTCCGTCAGTTCGCCGCAAATGGCGCGGAGTTTCTGGTCACGATCACGAATGACGGATGGTTTGGACCCTCCTCAGCGCCCGCGCAGCACTTCGCCATGGTCGTGTTTCGCTCAGTGGAAAACCACTTGGCCTTTGCGCGCTCCGCCAACACGGGAATTTCCGGGTTCGTCGATCCATTCGGGCAAATCATCCAAGCCACCCCCCTGTTCACGGAAGAGGCATCGTACGCGGCCATCCCGACCCGGCAAGCCCCCACGTTTTACAGCTATTACGGCGATGTGTTTGCCCATGCCTGTGTTATAATCTGCGCGCTCTTGTGTCTGTTCGGGTATTTCCGCACGAAGGAACCAGCCCTGACGGCGATCACACCGGCGTGA
- a CDS encoding PilZ domain-containing protein, giving the protein MERRRHRRVSAQVKSLIKANSHEVEGETMDLSLGGARIESSLVVQPGSQIAVKLILPGDDTPIVIEQAQVQWSLDRTFGVRFLEVPQQELDELEQLIEECIALDEGRTP; this is encoded by the coding sequence ATGGAACGGCGTCGTCACCGTCGGGTTTCTGCACAGGTCAAAAGCTTGATTAAGGCCAACTCTCATGAAGTCGAGGGGGAAACCATGGATCTTTCACTGGGCGGCGCCCGGATCGAAAGCTCTCTCGTGGTCCAGCCCGGCAGTCAGATAGCCGTGAAGCTCATTCTCCCGGGAGATGATACCCCGATCGTGATCGAGCAAGCGCAGGTCCAGTGGAGCCTGGATCGGACGTTCGGCGTCAGATTTCTCGAAGTGCCGCAGCAAGAGTTGGATGAATTGGAACAGCTCATCGAGGAATGTATCGCGCTTGATGAAGGGAGAACCCCATGA
- a CDS encoding type II toxin-antitoxin system VapB family antitoxin, which produces MATNLAIDDALLERARRVGKLRTKKETVTQALTEFIQRRRQREILKALGTIEFREGWNYKKDRRDREPRR; this is translated from the coding sequence ATGGCGACCAATCTAGCCATCGATGATGCCTTACTGGAACGCGCTCGACGCGTCGGAAAACTTCGCACCAAAAAGGAGACGGTTACTCAGGCGCTGACGGAATTCATTCAACGTCGCAGGCAGCGGGAAATCCTTAAAGCCCTTGGGACCATCGAGTTTCGAGAGGGATGGAATTACAAGAAAGACCGACGCGACCGTGAACCTCGTCGTTGA
- a CDS encoding JDVT-CTERM system CAAX-type protease: MMTLLGLQYDRPFYRDPVFLLLLIFGPIAWIPMIEFFTVQPLPRHAILLPAFLSVVLWQPLFEELLFRGIIQGYLLQSIAGQKTWIGLSTANLLSSFLFTCAHLASHSLFWSLLVFVPSLCFGFVRDRFGSVYPSIALHAFYNAGYFLLIGGATLSNSF, translated from the coding sequence ATGATGACATTACTGGGCCTTCAATATGATCGACCCTTTTATCGGGATCCTGTATTTCTCCTATTGTTAATCTTTGGCCCGATCGCATGGATTCCCATGATCGAATTCTTTACCGTTCAACCACTGCCTCGGCACGCCATCTTGTTACCGGCCTTTCTCTCCGTCGTTCTATGGCAACCACTGTTCGAGGAGTTGTTGTTCCGTGGCATCATTCAGGGGTATTTACTGCAATCCATAGCGGGGCAGAAGACATGGATCGGTCTATCCACCGCCAATCTTCTATCATCTTTCTTGTTCACATGTGCTCATCTGGCCAGTCATTCTCTCTTCTGGTCGCTTCTCGTATTCGTTCCTTCGCTCTGTTTCGGTTTCGTACGCGATCGATTTGGATCTGTGTATCCTTCCATCGCTCTGCATGCTTTCTATAATGCCGGCTATTTTCTTCTCATCGGTGGGGCCACCCTTTCAAACTCCTTTTAA
- a CDS encoding pyridoxamine 5'-phosphate oxidase family protein, with the protein MAAELTSRDVQEAWSALVQDVRAAVLLTLRNGRPFGSHVPYVFGSDWTRAYLHLSRLALHTQHLLIDPHLSLFIAEPDGSEKNPLALKRMNLQGEAAPLTPDGPTYGAIKDKYLTRFPQAAPMFGFGDFSLWELKLDEAHFVLGFGQAFVSTAATPARWVHQKPERPAPKKD; encoded by the coding sequence ATGGCAGCCGAACTCACGAGTCGGGACGTACAAGAGGCGTGGTCGGCGCTGGTGCAAGATGTTCGAGCCGCGGTGCTCTTGACGCTGCGGAATGGACGTCCGTTCGGATCGCATGTGCCCTATGTGTTCGGATCGGACTGGACCAGAGCCTATCTCCATCTCAGCCGTCTGGCGTTACATACACAGCATCTACTAATCGATCCTCATCTTTCGCTGTTTATCGCTGAGCCGGACGGATCGGAGAAAAATCCTCTGGCGTTGAAACGCATGAACCTCCAAGGAGAGGCGGCCCCGCTTACGCCCGATGGGCCGACGTATGGCGCGATCAAGGACAAGTATCTGACGCGGTTTCCACAAGCAGCGCCCATGTTTGGGTTCGGTGATTTTTCCCTCTGGGAATTGAAACTTGACGAAGCGCATTTTGTCCTGGGCTTCGGCCAAGCCTTTGTTTCGACCGCCGCGACGCCGGCCAGATGGGTCCATCAAAAGCCGGAGCGGCCGGCTCCAAAGAAAGACTGA
- a CDS encoding DUF4124 domain-containing protein gives MRLLILTAMCCVLLWPVLGTAQLYKWTDELGNFHITDTPPPGPPKKPSVGAVPAPQTTIPKKTMVRPTLPVHPQAQIHLVPPPTVSLPSVKEVFVQQATGGLNPDQATVTSFWQTFEGPAVTTKAPVHRWKDEQDLDHFTDIVPTAQGGLSVDAKLKEVPARQKHLTGQKAR, from the coding sequence ATGAGACTCCTCATCCTAACCGCCATGTGTTGCGTCCTGCTGTGGCCGGTTCTTGGAACCGCACAGCTCTATAAGTGGACCGATGAGCTGGGGAATTTCCACATCACTGATACACCGCCTCCCGGCCCTCCAAAGAAACCCTCTGTCGGCGCGGTGCCCGCACCTCAAACGACCATCCCGAAGAAAACCATGGTCCGGCCGACCTTGCCCGTGCACCCTCAAGCGCAGATACATCTTGTACCGCCTCCAACGGTATCTCTTCCCTCGGTCAAAGAAGTCTTTGTCCAACAGGCAACGGGAGGCTTGAACCCTGATCAAGCGACCGTGACGAGTTTCTGGCAAACCTTCGAAGGCCCCGCCGTGACCACCAAGGCTCCGGTTCATCGCTGGAAAGACGAACAGGACCTTGATCACTTTACCGATATCGTGCCGACGGCCCAAGGTGGTTTGAGTGTAGACGCAAAGTTGAAAGAGGTTCCAGCAAGGCAGAAACACCTCACCGGTCAAAAGGCCAGATGA
- a CDS encoding galactose oxidase — protein sequence MPYDSRSLSRRGWFSLKPIPISTALLAGLLLIMLSVSVPSVLAETDRGTWRAAAPMPTKRTEVAVATLDGKIYAVGGFEKPSLGNVMNFAITPSVEVYDPATDRWTSKAAMPVGLHHVGIGVAGGRLYVIGGYSKSGMSVWNPVAATYAYDPATDTWIERAPMPTARGALSVTECEGKLYAIGGYDRKANSAAVEVYDPVGNVWATAASLPTPRDHLATVTVAGKIYAIGGRLNGDYSRNLAITEMYDPVTDRWMRVSDLPTARSGITAAVIDAKIYVFGGEGSDGTFRENEAYDSARDRWQTMAPMPTGRHGLGSAAAEGRIHVISGGPTPGGSFSDLNEVFIPPSKSQSMAE from the coding sequence ATGCCATACGACAGCAGGTCATTATCGCGGCGGGGCTGGTTCTCATTGAAGCCGATTCCGATATCCACGGCGTTGCTCGCCGGGCTTCTCCTGATCATGTTGTCTGTCTCCGTTCCTTCGGTACTGGCCGAGACGGATCGAGGAACGTGGCGTGCAGCTGCGCCGATGCCGACGAAGCGGACGGAGGTGGCTGTCGCAACGCTGGACGGGAAAATCTACGCCGTCGGCGGGTTTGAAAAGCCGAGCTTGGGCAATGTGATGAATTTCGCGATCACGCCATCGGTCGAAGTCTATGATCCTGCGACAGATCGATGGACCTCTAAAGCCGCTATGCCGGTCGGCCTGCACCATGTCGGGATCGGGGTTGCCGGCGGACGACTGTACGTCATCGGCGGGTACAGCAAATCGGGCATGAGCGTATGGAACCCGGTGGCGGCGACGTACGCCTATGACCCGGCTACGGACACCTGGATTGAGCGCGCTCCTATGCCAACCGCGCGAGGCGCATTGTCTGTAACGGAATGCGAGGGGAAACTATATGCCATCGGTGGGTATGATCGGAAGGCCAACAGCGCGGCGGTCGAAGTGTACGATCCCGTGGGCAACGTCTGGGCAACGGCTGCCTCCCTACCGACACCCCGTGATCATCTCGCCACCGTGACCGTGGCCGGAAAGATCTATGCGATCGGTGGGCGACTGAATGGCGATTATTCTCGGAACCTCGCCATAACGGAAATGTATGATCCGGTTACAGATCGCTGGATGCGTGTCTCGGATCTTCCGACTGCGCGCAGCGGCATTACAGCCGCCGTGATTGATGCGAAAATCTACGTGTTCGGCGGCGAAGGATCGGACGGGACATTCCGTGAAAACGAGGCTTATGACTCGGCGCGTGACAGATGGCAGACTATGGCCCCGATGCCGACGGGGCGACATGGCCTTGGGTCGGCAGCGGCGGAAGGACGCATTCACGTCATCAGCGGCGGTCCGACGCCAGGCGGCTCCTTCAGCGATCTGAATGAAGTGTTTATCCCACCGTCGAAAAGCCAATCGATGGCTGAATGA
- a CDS encoding PIN domain-containing protein: MNLVVDTSVWSLVLRRPRIDDNHTHVRAFRQHVESGDGLFLIGNILQELLDGLRSVRQFDHLLTLLDPYPLLELTRPTYVAAARLRTTCRAKGVNAGAIDFLIAAACCQYGFPLLTADQDFARIAKYCDLVTLPT, encoded by the coding sequence GTGAACCTCGTCGTTGACACCTCGGTGTGGTCACTGGTCCTGCGGCGGCCTCGGATCGATGATAACCACACTCACGTACGAGCGTTTCGGCAGCACGTCGAATCCGGAGATGGACTATTTCTGATCGGTAATATTCTGCAAGAGCTTCTCGATGGACTCCGCTCGGTAAGGCAATTCGATCATCTTTTGACTCTCCTCGATCCCTATCCACTCCTTGAGCTGACTCGTCCAACCTATGTAGCCGCCGCACGACTCCGTACGACTTGCCGTGCGAAAGGAGTCAATGCCGGAGCTATCGATTTTCTCATAGCCGCAGCCTGTTGCCAGTACGGCTTCCCGCTCCTGACGGCCGATCAGGACTTTGCGCGCATCGCGAAGTATTGTGACCTCGTTACCCTTCCGACTTAG
- a CDS encoding S8 family serine peptidase gives MKNIVFCRGRTILGIAMVGISLSGLVPGDRVVHAEQKQAARRLAALAGETRYPVRYAPGEVLVKFKDEVSISGVMSLNTDVGAKEVRVLSVNARVIHQYKLDGAMSVEEAVSKYQRNPAVEYAEPNYLYKLQTIPSDAQFGSLWGLHNTGQSVNGAAGKPDADIDAPEAWDISTGSPNVIIAVIDSGIAYDHPDLAPNMWTNPRETPGNGIDDDRNGLIDDVHGWDFHMNDSEPMDPFDLNPGGNPGHGTHVAGIIAGAGNNGTGITGVMWTAKLMALKAGGVNRSLSTTAIVSALHYAVDNGARVINASFAGPDCSQALYDALSSTNAAGVLFVAAAGNEESDNDNIPSFPANFSAPSVCDGQQKAALANVIAVAATDQNDQLASFSNFGSTSVQVAAPGVSINSTRPTSRTTNVLLHDFDSNPARLGYVFGGVNSTWGFTNSASFSQPNSLSDSPMGNYQNSTDSFATGPVFSTEEQRGCRFDSRLRLETEQDIDGLLVETSRNNGTSWQPIRADTENSNGQFVPFTWGDIADGVAGSRFRFRFISDERQVFDGVYVDNVRVACVAGPPSGTMDYQFLLGTSMATPHVAGLAGLLLSVNPDLTVSQLRNAILNTVDRKASLRGKVSTGGRINARAALASAVMNFTVTVNKAGAGNGTIRSNSAGIDCGATCNGQFPQSSTVTLTAAPDPRSVFAGWSGDCSGSDLCSLTGNATVTATFNLAPPSPAPSDNVGGGCTLAPGATGDMLLPAMLLMSLIVLLWRIRRRSR, from the coding sequence ATGAAGAACATCGTGTTCTGCCGGGGCAGGACCATCCTGGGAATAGCTATGGTCGGAATCTCGTTGTCGGGACTTGTGCCGGGGGACCGTGTGGTTCACGCGGAGCAGAAACAGGCAGCTCGCCGACTGGCGGCGTTAGCAGGGGAAACACGTTATCCGGTGCGATATGCACCAGGAGAGGTGCTCGTCAAGTTCAAGGATGAGGTGTCCATATCAGGCGTCATGTCTCTGAATACAGATGTCGGTGCCAAAGAAGTCAGAGTGCTCTCCGTGAATGCCAGAGTGATTCACCAGTACAAATTAGACGGTGCCATGTCGGTCGAAGAAGCGGTCTCGAAGTACCAACGTAATCCCGCCGTTGAGTATGCTGAACCGAACTATCTTTACAAGCTACAAACCATTCCCAGCGATGCGCAATTTGGTTCGTTATGGGGTCTCCATAACACCGGTCAAAGTGTGAATGGGGCAGCGGGAAAGCCGGATGCCGACATCGATGCACCGGAAGCTTGGGACATCAGCACGGGAAGCCCAAACGTGATTATCGCCGTCATCGACTCAGGTATTGCCTATGATCATCCGGACCTCGCACCCAATATGTGGACGAATCCGAGAGAGACTCCAGGAAACGGCATCGATGACGATCGCAATGGGCTGATCGATGATGTGCATGGATGGGATTTTCATATGAACGACAGTGAGCCGATGGACCCTTTCGATCTCAATCCAGGTGGTAACCCGGGACATGGCACTCATGTCGCGGGAATCATCGCTGGAGCCGGGAACAACGGAACGGGGATAACTGGAGTGATGTGGACTGCGAAACTGATGGCTCTGAAAGCCGGAGGGGTGAATCGATCCCTATCCACCACTGCCATTGTCAGCGCGCTCCACTATGCTGTCGACAATGGCGCACGGGTGATCAATGCAAGCTTTGCCGGACCCGACTGTAGCCAGGCTCTCTATGATGCGTTGAGTTCCACGAATGCGGCAGGCGTGCTGTTCGTTGCAGCGGCGGGAAACGAGGAATCGGATAACGACAACATCCCGAGCTTCCCCGCAAATTTCAGTGCTCCTTCCGTGTGTGACGGTCAACAGAAGGCCGCGCTGGCGAACGTGATCGCGGTCGCAGCGACGGACCAAAATGATCAATTGGCGAGCTTCTCTAATTTCGGGTCCACCAGCGTGCAGGTCGCTGCACCGGGAGTCAGCATCAACAGCACGAGGCCCACGTCGAGGACTACGAATGTGCTCCTCCATGACTTCGATTCCAACCCGGCGCGACTCGGGTATGTGTTCGGGGGAGTTAATAGTACCTGGGGATTCACCAATTCCGCATCATTCAGCCAACCGAACAGTCTGTCCGACAGTCCGATGGGAAACTATCAGAACAGCACTGACTCCTTCGCGACCGGACCAGTGTTTAGTACCGAGGAACAGCGGGGATGCCGGTTTGATAGCCGCCTTCGCCTGGAGACCGAGCAGGATATAGACGGACTTCTTGTAGAAACATCGAGAAACAACGGGACCAGTTGGCAGCCCATTCGCGCGGACACAGAAAACAGCAACGGCCAATTTGTACCGTTCACCTGGGGGGACATCGCGGATGGTGTGGCTGGGTCACGCTTTCGATTTCGATTCATATCCGATGAGCGTCAGGTCTTCGACGGCGTGTATGTAGACAATGTCCGTGTCGCCTGTGTTGCGGGTCCGCCGTCGGGAACGATGGACTACCAGTTTCTTCTGGGTACTTCGATGGCCACTCCGCATGTGGCGGGACTCGCGGGCTTGTTGCTCTCGGTCAATCCCGATCTCACCGTATCCCAACTGAGGAACGCCATCCTGAACACAGTGGATCGGAAGGCTTCTTTGAGGGGAAAGGTGTCGACCGGTGGGCGCATCAATGCCCGGGCCGCGTTGGCCAGCGCTGTGATGAATTTCACCGTCACCGTCAATAAGGCAGGTGCCGGCAACGGTACGATTAGATCCAATTCTGCAGGAATTGACTGCGGAGCGACATGCAATGGACAGTTTCCCCAAAGTAGCACTGTAACCCTCACCGCAGCACCAGATCCAAGGTCTGTCTTTGCAGGATGGAGTGGAGATTGCAGCGGATCTGATCTCTGCTCGCTCACCGGAAATGCGACTGTCACCGCAACCTTCAACCTCGCGCCTCCTTCGCCGGCTCCCAGCGATAACGTCGGAGGCGGCTGCACGCTCGCCCCTGGGGCAACCGGAGACATGTTGCTGCCCGCCATGCTGCTCATGTCCCTGATTGTCTTGTTGTGGAGAATAAGACGCCGAAGCCGATGA
- a CDS encoding WD40 repeat domain-containing protein codes for MNCWERQTDWLKITLVVVILSVTLPIRQADAYLSQTPTAFSEDGRLLLVQMSDLVLWDLESKALLAKVPLRSCQQVMVLKQDGWVMCVANEVVIYDWKAQASVATIPAESRQPYSVLAYSNQSDRMVLRHGNDAVSVWQLGKKLVPLKHIALDVKKKVPSVAASPDLKMLAIAQGHTIHLHDLAGTAIRDLTIEDGEPHDLLFSPNGSTLAASVGNTILLIDTVDASVRARATLTAAEGARGSITPRVFSRDGHRLVAGNGEWSYPLFDADTGKQVSLTEFTYADQERGVRSHTHLSAVDISDDADYLVGQPEYPSTLQMWDLRAGSMLPDLCGHDCRNMGPRVSLLRWSPTGSKIVVGMQGGQNPDVDGKLSVWDVQTRSPELVLDPSQPQAKVLAKRVVPEVVAAEPSVNSGGPSAAGARSAFIHASAVRSTASSPSANVLATTGDDGMLKIWDPGQGRLLRQLVLATPGSALAFSADGLILAMGTTKGDIRLWETQTWREFPSYSSRQGRINALQFLPGNRFLVVAGEQPKVPVVDVSTREVMKELVHTGFSQACDTKGCVKKRVMQGEAVESLSLVDGSPFLLTESRNGRAVWDTRTWREIDKPVGLPDVWAGLGWKRPFVSTTIRPGDPKVFTLAVWDTKRNGVMANLDTFTKRDTEIVENGPTVALGTSMAVDPLYRWAATRIGEHVSVWDLSVQAKKKTFHVKTPSHLHWTSDGKYLLVSTLDRKMLVWSAETMEPVHYLRDPSITR; via the coding sequence ATGAATTGTTGGGAACGGCAGACAGACTGGTTGAAGATCACACTGGTGGTCGTCATCCTATCTGTGACTCTACCGATCCGGCAGGCGGATGCCTATCTTTCCCAGACTCCTACGGCGTTTTCTGAGGATGGACGTCTCCTCCTGGTCCAGATGAGCGACTTGGTTTTATGGGATCTCGAGTCCAAGGCGCTCCTTGCCAAAGTCCCGCTCCGCTCATGCCAACAGGTGATGGTACTGAAGCAGGACGGATGGGTGATGTGTGTGGCAAACGAAGTCGTCATCTACGATTGGAAAGCCCAAGCTTCTGTGGCAACCATTCCGGCGGAATCGCGGCAGCCTTATAGCGTGCTCGCCTATTCGAACCAGAGCGATCGGATGGTTCTCCGTCACGGCAACGATGCCGTCTCTGTCTGGCAGCTGGGCAAAAAGCTGGTGCCGCTCAAACATATCGCGCTGGATGTCAAGAAGAAGGTTCCTTCGGTGGCCGCCTCGCCAGATCTGAAAATGCTGGCGATCGCACAGGGGCACACCATTCATCTGCACGACCTTGCCGGAACAGCGATCCGCGACTTGACCATTGAAGACGGAGAGCCGCACGATCTCCTCTTTTCACCCAACGGCTCAACTCTGGCTGCGAGTGTCGGGAACACGATCCTTCTCATCGATACCGTAGACGCGTCCGTGCGTGCGCGCGCCACGCTGACGGCCGCGGAAGGAGCTCGCGGGTCGATCACGCCTCGAGTCTTCTCCCGAGACGGCCATCGACTTGTGGCGGGCAATGGGGAATGGAGTTATCCCCTGTTCGATGCCGACACGGGCAAACAGGTCTCTTTGACCGAATTCACCTATGCCGATCAGGAACGTGGTGTGCGGTCGCATACCCACCTCTCTGCCGTCGATATTTCCGACGACGCAGACTATCTGGTTGGGCAACCGGAATATCCCTCCACCTTGCAGATGTGGGACTTGCGCGCCGGCTCCATGTTGCCGGATCTCTGCGGACACGATTGCCGGAACATGGGACCGCGCGTCTCGCTACTCAGATGGTCGCCGACGGGTTCGAAAATTGTGGTTGGAATGCAAGGAGGCCAGAATCCGGACGTAGACGGCAAGCTGTCGGTGTGGGATGTACAGACCAGATCCCCGGAACTGGTGCTGGACCCCAGCCAACCTCAAGCGAAAGTGTTGGCGAAGCGCGTCGTGCCGGAAGTCGTGGCGGCGGAGCCGTCGGTGAATTCCGGCGGGCCTTCCGCCGCAGGTGCGAGGTCGGCCTTCATCCATGCGTCGGCGGTGCGCTCGACGGCAAGTTCCCCCAGCGCAAACGTCCTTGCCACCACCGGCGATGACGGCATGCTCAAAATATGGGATCCGGGGCAGGGAAGGCTCTTGCGTCAACTGGTTCTCGCGACTCCCGGAAGCGCGTTGGCGTTCAGTGCCGACGGCTTGATCCTGGCGATGGGCACCACCAAGGGAGACATACGGCTATGGGAAACCCAGACCTGGCGGGAGTTTCCATCCTATTCAAGCCGGCAGGGCCGGATCAATGCTCTGCAATTTCTCCCCGGCAATCGCTTTCTCGTTGTGGCGGGAGAACAACCGAAAGTGCCTGTGGTGGATGTCTCGACACGCGAAGTGATGAAAGAACTCGTGCATACCGGCTTCTCCCAGGCCTGTGATACGAAAGGCTGTGTCAAGAAACGGGTGATGCAGGGAGAGGCCGTAGAAAGTTTGAGTCTGGTGGATGGTAGCCCATTTCTCTTGACGGAATCACGGAACGGCCGTGCCGTCTGGGATACCAGGACCTGGAGGGAAATTGACAAGCCGGTCGGGCTCCCGGATGTGTGGGCCGGTCTCGGATGGAAACGTCCATTTGTTTCGACGACCATTCGTCCTGGTGATCCGAAGGTCTTCACGCTCGCTGTCTGGGATACCAAGCGCAATGGTGTCATGGCGAACCTCGACACCTTCACCAAACGGGACACGGAAATAGTCGAGAACGGACCGACGGTGGCATTGGGGACATCGATGGCCGTCGATCCGCTGTATCGATGGGCGGCCACTCGTATTGGTGAACATGTGTCAGTGTGGGATCTTTCTGTTCAAGCCAAGAAGAAGACCTTCCATGTGAAAACCCCCTCTCATCTCCACTGGACGAGCGATGGAAAATATTTGCTCGTCTCCACGCTCGACCGGAAAATGCTTGTCTGGTCCGCGGAAACCATGGAACCGGTCCATTACCTGCGGGATCCTTCCATCACACGATGA